The Brenneria rubrifaciens genome has a window encoding:
- the flhA gene encoding formate hydrogenlyase transcriptional activator FlhA, whose translation MVIQRTDLPSRLSILWQDALLKVSQTLLKQRSIEALLEVLDSLSFSVVRFGRVNLLLIDPLHNQTLLYRRDRKANKTLCSEDTFLLLDGPGGVVWHTHSPLRCDRVHFQRDFAHLMGQPDYAGLSDYCQFPLLTPQRAMGGVEFIKTDGSRFDDSEIAFFQALTDVITLALENISEREQARLEAERLRHERDHFRVLVDVTNTVISKLELKALAQEVSKEIHRFFGIDFVALALRDSDDDDKTLKYFATHYCAGRSPHLDEGALRLSETRAEAVMRNNDVLLIHRDDGLNSPEHPCYLAQWFDGGLKHACLLPLAFGNRVLGVLELAHGGDLPVSKADMKLLRQIAARIAIALDNALAYEQITRLKDSLIHENFYLTEQLTEHTQSVGGEAFGEIIGRSAAIRQVLEQVEMVAASDSTVLILGETGTGKELIARAIHRLSPRNAHRMVKMNCAAIPSGLLESDLFGHEKGAFTGASSQRQGRFELADKSTLFLDEVGDIPLELQPKLLRVLQEREIERLGGNKVIPVDVRLIAATNRDLKQMVADREYRSDLYYRLNVFPIVIPPLRERPEDIPLLVKFFTRKIARRMNRTIDSIPSEMLRQLSKRPWPGNVRELENVIERAVILTRGTTLNLQLAELQPDLSPLETLKPSPVAVQDAPVAPTAREDDGDESERQRIIRVLRETNGIVAGPKGAAAKLGLKRTTLLSRMQRMGISVKAIEDME comes from the coding sequence ATGGTGATACAACGGACAGACCTCCCTTCACGGTTGTCGATTCTATGGCAGGATGCCCTGTTGAAGGTGTCACAAACCTTGCTGAAACAGCGCAGCATCGAGGCGCTGCTGGAGGTGCTGGACAGCCTGTCTTTTTCAGTAGTGCGATTCGGGCGCGTCAATCTGCTGCTGATCGATCCGCTTCATAACCAAACGTTGCTTTACCGCCGTGATCGCAAGGCAAATAAAACGCTTTGCAGCGAAGACACCTTCCTGTTATTGGATGGGCCGGGCGGGGTGGTATGGCATACCCATTCGCCGTTGCGCTGCGACCGGGTACATTTCCAGCGCGATTTCGCCCATCTGATGGGCCAGCCCGACTATGCCGGACTCAGCGACTACTGTCAGTTTCCCCTGTTGACGCCGCAGCGTGCAATGGGCGGCGTCGAATTCATCAAAACGGACGGAAGCCGGTTCGATGACAGCGAGATCGCTTTCTTTCAGGCCCTTACCGATGTGATTACGCTGGCGCTGGAGAATATCAGCGAACGTGAGCAAGCCCGGCTTGAGGCAGAGCGCTTGCGCCACGAACGCGATCACTTCCGCGTTCTGGTCGATGTGACCAATACCGTCATTTCCAAGCTGGAGCTGAAAGCGCTGGCGCAGGAAGTTTCTAAGGAAATTCACCGTTTTTTCGGTATTGATTTCGTCGCGCTGGCATTACGCGACAGCGATGACGACGATAAAACCCTTAAATATTTCGCTACGCATTATTGTGCCGGGCGCTCGCCGCATTTGGACGAGGGCGCGCTCAGGCTGTCGGAGACGCGGGCGGAGGCCGTGATGCGGAACAACGACGTTCTGTTAATCCATCGAGACGACGGGCTGAATTCGCCGGAGCATCCGTGCTATCTGGCGCAGTGGTTTGACGGTGGCCTGAAGCATGCCTGTCTGCTGCCGCTGGCGTTTGGTAATCGCGTGTTGGGCGTGCTGGAGCTGGCGCACGGCGGCGATTTACCGGTCAGCAAGGCGGACATGAAATTGCTGCGTCAGATTGCGGCGCGAATTGCTATTGCCCTGGATAACGCGCTGGCGTATGAGCAGATTACCCGTCTGAAAGACAGCCTGATCCATGAAAATTTCTATCTGACGGAGCAGCTTACCGAGCATACCCAAAGCGTCGGGGGAGAAGCCTTCGGTGAAATTATTGGCCGCAGTGCGGCGATCCGTCAGGTGTTGGAACAGGTGGAAATGGTGGCCGCCAGCGACAGCACCGTCCTGATTCTGGGGGAGACGGGGACAGGAAAAGAACTGATCGCGCGCGCGATTCACCGCCTGAGTCCGAGAAACGCGCACCGTATGGTGAAAATGAACTGTGCGGCGATTCCGTCCGGTTTACTGGAAAGCGATCTGTTCGGCCATGAGAAAGGCGCTTTTACCGGCGCGTCAAGCCAGCGTCAGGGACGATTTGAACTGGCGGACAAGAGTACGCTGTTTCTGGATGAGGTAGGCGATATCCCGCTGGAATTGCAGCCTAAACTGCTGCGTGTTTTGCAGGAGCGGGAGATTGAACGCTTAGGGGGAAACAAGGTGATTCCGGTAGATGTTCGTCTGATTGCGGCCACTAATCGCGATCTGAAACAGATGGTGGCCGACCGGGAATACCGCAGCGATCTGTATTATCGTCTGAACGTGTTCCCGATTGTGATCCCCCCGCTGCGCGAGCGGCCGGAAGATATTCCGCTGCTGGTGAAGTTTTTTACCCGCAAGATTGCGCGGCGTATGAATCGGACGATTGACAGTATTCCGTCGGAAATGCTGCGTCAGTTAAGCAAGCGCCCCTGGCCGGGGAATGTGCGAGAGCTGGAAAACGTGATTGAAAGGGCGGTGATCCTCACCAGAGGCACGACGTTGAATTTGCAGTTGGCTGAGCTGCAACCTGATCTTTCGCCATTGGAAACCCTGAAACCCTCCCCGGTTGCGGTGCAAGACGCGCCAGTTGCGCCAACGGCGCGGGAAGATGACGGTGATGAGTCTGAACGTCAGCGTATTATCCGGGTATTGAGAGAAACCAACGGCATTGTCGCCGGGCCAAAAGGCGCCGCCGCCAAACTTGGCCTGAAGCGAACCACGCTGCTGTCACGCATGCAGCGCATGGGGATTTCGGTCAAAGCGATTGAGGATATGGAGTGA
- the fdhF gene encoding formate dehydrogenase subunit alpha, with product MQKVITVCPYCGSGCKINLLVENGKVVGAEGANGVTNEGELCLKGYYGWDFLNDTKLLTPRLKQPLIRRRKGAPFEAVSWDQAIEFASSRLKAIKEKYGAESIMHTGSSRGPGNETNYVMQKFARAVTGNNNIDCCARVCHGPSVAGLQVTLGNGAMSNSICEIEHTECILVFGYNAADSHPIVARRILKAKERGAKIIVCDPRHIETARIADLWLPLKNGSNMALVNAFANVLINEGLYNKEYVARHTEGFETYCEIVANYTPEYVAAITGLAPALIRDAMRMYAAAPSATILWGMGVTQWGQGVDVVKGLSGLALLTGNLGRPNVGVGPVRGQNNVQGACDMGALPNMFPGYQNVTDHEVLDKFAKAWGVTSLSDKIGYSLTDVPHKIKEGKIRANYVMGEDPLQTEPDLSMMRQAFSELELLIVQDIFMTKTASVADVILPATSWGEHEGVYSAADRGFQRFYKAVEPQGDVKPDWEIISLMATALGYPMHYNNTQEIWDELRHLCPLYYGATYEKMAGLGYVPWPCATEDSPGTPWLYEGNQFDRPGGKGLLFATEWRPPMELVDEDYPLVLCTVREVGHYSCRSMTGNCTALQTLADEPGYVQVNPEDAERIGLRDQQLTWVSSRRGKVITRVSVSERVNKGAVYMTYQWWIGACNELTLDHLDPISKTPEYKYCAVRLEAIEDQQAAENYVQQEYSELKARLRRAAEEIS from the coding sequence ATGCAGAAAGTGATCACTGTCTGTCCTTATTGCGGATCAGGCTGCAAAATTAACCTGCTGGTTGAAAACGGCAAGGTGGTTGGCGCTGAAGGCGCCAATGGCGTCACCAACGAAGGCGAACTCTGTCTTAAAGGCTATTACGGCTGGGATTTTCTCAACGACACCAAATTGCTGACGCCACGCCTGAAGCAACCGCTGATTCGCCGCCGCAAAGGTGCGCCGTTTGAGGCCGTATCCTGGGATCAGGCCATCGAATTCGCCAGTTCCCGCCTGAAAGCGATTAAAGAGAAATACGGCGCCGAGTCCATCATGCATACCGGGTCATCCCGCGGGCCGGGTAACGAAACCAACTATGTGATGCAGAAATTTGCTCGCGCGGTAACCGGCAATAACAATATCGACTGCTGCGCCCGCGTGTGCCACGGCCCGTCGGTCGCCGGTTTGCAAGTGACGCTGGGCAACGGGGCCATGAGCAACTCCATCTGCGAAATCGAGCATACCGAATGCATTCTGGTATTCGGCTATAACGCCGCCGATTCGCATCCTATCGTTGCCCGCCGCATCCTGAAAGCCAAAGAACGCGGCGCCAAAATCATCGTGTGCGACCCACGCCACATTGAAACCGCACGAATCGCCGATCTGTGGCTGCCGCTGAAAAACGGCTCCAATATGGCGCTGGTCAACGCCTTCGCCAACGTGCTGATCAATGAGGGGCTGTATAATAAGGAGTACGTCGCGCGCCATACCGAAGGGTTTGAAACGTATTGTGAGATCGTCGCCAACTATACGCCGGAATATGTCGCCGCAATCACCGGCCTGGCGCCGGCGCTAATTCGCGATGCCATGCGGATGTACGCCGCCGCGCCTTCCGCCACTATTTTGTGGGGCATGGGCGTGACTCAATGGGGTCAGGGCGTCGACGTGGTGAAAGGTCTGTCCGGTCTGGCATTGCTGACCGGCAATCTGGGCCGTCCGAATGTCGGCGTTGGCCCGGTGCGCGGTCAGAATAACGTGCAGGGCGCCTGCGATATGGGGGCGCTGCCCAATATGTTCCCCGGTTATCAAAACGTCACGGATCACGAAGTCCTGGACAAGTTTGCCAAAGCCTGGGGCGTTACCAGCCTGTCCGACAAAATTGGCTATTCCCTCACCGATGTGCCGCACAAGATCAAAGAAGGCAAAATCAGAGCCAACTACGTGATGGGAGAAGATCCGCTGCAAACCGAACCGGATTTGTCCATGATGCGTCAGGCTTTCAGTGAACTGGAATTGCTGATTGTGCAAGACATTTTTATGACCAAGACCGCGTCGGTGGCGGACGTGATTTTGCCCGCCACCTCATGGGGTGAACACGAAGGCGTTTATTCCGCCGCCGACCGCGGCTTCCAGCGTTTCTATAAAGCGGTCGAACCGCAGGGCGACGTTAAGCCGGACTGGGAAATCATCAGCCTGATGGCGACGGCGCTCGGCTATCCGATGCACTACAACAACACGCAGGAAATCTGGGACGAGCTGCGCCATCTCTGTCCGCTGTATTATGGCGCGACCTACGAAAAAATGGCCGGACTCGGCTATGTGCCGTGGCCGTGCGCCACGGAAGACAGTCCGGGTACGCCGTGGCTGTACGAAGGCAACCAGTTTGACCGTCCCGGCGGCAAAGGTCTGCTGTTCGCCACCGAGTGGCGGCCGCCGATGGAGCTGGTGGATGAGGATTATCCGCTGGTGCTGTGTACCGTACGTGAAGTGGGCCACTATTCCTGCCGTTCGATGACCGGTAACTGCACCGCCTTGCAAACACTGGCGGACGAGCCCGGCTATGTGCAGGTCAACCCGGAGGATGCCGAGAGAATCGGTCTGCGCGATCAGCAACTGACCTGGGTTTCTTCACGCCGCGGCAAAGTCATCACCCGTGTTTCCGTCAGTGAGCGGGTCAACAAGGGCGCGGTTTACATGACCTATCAGTGGTGGATCGGCGCCTGTAATGAACTGACGCTGGATCACCTCGATCCGATTTCCAAAACGCCGGAATACAAATATTGCGCCGTTAGACTGGAAGCCATTGAAGACCAGCAGGCGGCGGAAAATTATGTGCAACAGGAATACAGTGAACTGAAGGCGCGCCTGCGCAGGGCAGCGGAAGAGATAAGCTAA
- a CDS encoding 4Fe-4S binding protein has protein sequence MNRFVIADSRKCIGCRTCEVACVLAHGDGKTASLSPEHFSPRLKVVKGLHVSTTIQCRQCEDAPCANVCPSGAIIHADDCIQVRQENCIGCKTCVVACPYGAMTVISKPVARISHHQVLGNCVKAEAQKCDLCAGRAAGPACIEVCPTKALHMISHDDIQAMIQQKQRRAAFDEAAGMQF, from the coding sequence ATGAACCGGTTCGTTATTGCAGATTCCAGGAAGTGTATTGGCTGCCGCACTTGCGAAGTCGCCTGTGTGCTGGCTCACGGTGACGGGAAGACGGCGTCGTTATCCCCGGAGCACTTTTCGCCGCGCCTCAAAGTCGTTAAAGGGCTGCACGTCAGCACCACCATTCAGTGCCGCCAATGTGAAGACGCGCCCTGCGCCAATGTCTGTCCGAGCGGCGCCATCATCCATGCCGATGACTGTATTCAGGTCCGGCAGGAAAACTGTATCGGCTGTAAAACCTGCGTGGTGGCGTGCCCTTACGGCGCCATGACCGTGATCAGTAAACCGGTTGCCCGTATCAGTCATCATCAGGTGTTAGGTAACTGTGTGAAAGCCGAAGCGCAGAAGTGCGACCTGTGCGCGGGGCGCGCCGCGGGACCGGCCTGTATCGAGGTTTGCCCGACCAAAGCACTGCATATGATCAGCCATGATGACATTCAGGCCATGATCCAACAAAAGCAACGGCGGGCGGCGTTCGATGAAGCCGCGGGAATGCAGTTCTGA
- a CDS encoding dicarboxylate/amino acid:cation symporter — translation MQRQKLLIQILIAILLGVLIGWACHQYLDAERAKEIASYFNMITDIFLRLIKMIIAPLVFSTLVSGLVSMGKSAAVGRIGMKAMIWFVTASFLSLLIGLMLANFFQPGAGMNLEIPDAAPVATGLNTDGFSLKSFISHIFPKSIVEAMANNEILQILIFSLFFGSALAYVKHHNKQATTIISMIEELAKVMFRVTDYVMALAPIAAFAAIASAITTQGLGLIYDFGKLIGVFYLGLALLWLALFSVGYAFLGKAIVKLAKLIREPTTLAFATASSESAYPKTMEALTKFGVPKKITSFVLPLGYSFNLDGSMMYQSFAILFIAQAYNIDLSLTQQILILLTLMITSKGMAGVARAAVVVVAATLPMFNLPEAGILLIIGIDQFLDMGRTATNVIGNSISTAVVASMEKDAHDDKKESEAPSASYDEPQTTRST, via the coding sequence ATGCAAAGGCAGAAGTTACTTATACAAATACTCATCGCTATCTTATTAGGCGTACTCATTGGATGGGCATGCCATCAATACCTCGACGCAGAACGCGCAAAAGAAATCGCGTCTTACTTCAATATGATCACTGACATATTCCTTCGTCTTATCAAGATGATCATTGCGCCATTGGTATTTTCAACGCTGGTTTCCGGTCTGGTGAGCATGGGCAAATCCGCCGCAGTCGGCCGCATCGGGATGAAAGCGATGATTTGGTTCGTCACCGCGTCTTTCCTCTCACTGCTCATCGGGTTGATGCTGGCCAACTTCTTCCAGCCCGGCGCAGGCATGAATCTGGAGATCCCAGACGCCGCCCCTGTCGCCACCGGCCTGAACACCGATGGATTTTCGCTTAAAAGCTTCATCAGCCACATCTTCCCGAAAAGCATTGTGGAAGCGATGGCCAACAACGAAATTCTGCAAATTCTGATCTTCTCGCTGTTCTTCGGCTCTGCCCTCGCCTACGTCAAACACCATAACAAACAGGCGACGACCATCATTTCGATGATTGAAGAACTGGCCAAAGTGATGTTCCGTGTGACCGACTACGTCATGGCGTTGGCACCGATCGCCGCCTTCGCTGCCATTGCCTCCGCCATCACAACTCAGGGTCTGGGTTTGATTTATGACTTCGGTAAACTGATTGGCGTGTTCTATCTGGGTCTGGCGCTGCTGTGGCTGGCCCTGTTCTCAGTCGGCTATGCGTTTTTAGGCAAAGCAATCGTTAAACTGGCAAAACTGATTCGCGAACCCACCACGCTGGCCTTCGCCACCGCCAGTAGCGAGTCCGCTTATCCGAAAACCATGGAGGCGCTGACCAAATTCGGCGTACCGAAAAAAATCACCAGCTTCGTGCTGCCGCTGGGCTACTCTTTCAACCTTGATGGTTCAATGATGTATCAATCCTTTGCGATTCTGTTTATCGCGCAGGCATACAACATCGACCTGAGCCTGACCCAGCAGATTCTGATTCTGTTGACCCTGATGATCACCAGTAAAGGTATGGCGGGTGTGGCGCGCGCTGCGGTGGTGGTGGTCGCGGCAACTTTACCCATGTTCAACCTGCCGGAAGCCGGTATCCTGCTGATTATCGGTATTGACCAGTTCCTGGATATGGGCCGTACCGCAACCAACGTGATTGGCAACAGTATCTCTACCGCTGTCGTGGCAAGTATGGAAAAAGACGCTCATGACGACAAAAAGGAGAGCGAAGCGCCATCCGCCTCCTATGATGAACCTCAGACCACTCGCTCCACCTGA